TAGAAAGTATTATGTTATGTTAAATATGCACATGCATACTCAGTATGAGGTCTAGTAGTCCAattttttcaagatggccgccgttGCCTCTGATTGGCCGAGAATGTATTAACTGAAAACGGTTGTTCTATTTGTTGGAACATAATGAAAATTGGTTAACGGGATAATCATGTGACAATATTGATGCATGGGGTATATACAGTAGCATGACTAATAGACGACGAATGGAGTTATCAAACAAATGCTGCTAGACTTTTTCGAGAAGAAATGTGAATGAGTAACATTAAAAACAGCGAAATATCTTTGGAATCTCATACGGCGACGACGGTATCGATCCCAAACAGCATTAGCGGCAAAAGCACGAGTTACATTATTcctgtattttgttgttgttttcatgtaaaactTAACATTTGGTATTAACATATTTCAGTCATATCGAATTGTCTTTTATAGaccaaaagaaaagaaattcgTTTTACGCGAAGTTGACTGTATACATGCATATCAAACAGACATatgaatatcaataattttcaattctttTTCTCTATCAATATGAATTTTAACTGAAGACAAGTTTTATATCATACtaaatatacatcaatgttGCAGATTGTCAGAGGAGATTTCAATACCACTTCACCATTCGATCCAGCAATATTTCATCAACGCGGAAACGGTATTCCGTCTCTTCATACATTACCACTGAAGCAACGgtcaatatttttcaattctTCCTTTTCCTTCATGTTCACCCGAGACCCTTACAGTCGGCTACTTTCGGGATATACTGATAAACTGTTTATGCCTAATAATCACTGGCATGATGTAGCTCCAACAATAGGGGAAATTGTAAGACATAATCATCAAGACTGCATTCCTGATCTAACATTCAGTGagtttatcaaatatataatccATTCTGAAGAACACCGACAGCCACGCAACCCTCATTTCCGTTTTGCCTTTGAATTTTGTGACCCTTGTCAATATAAGTATAAATTCATAGGCAAGTTAGAAACCATAAAACAAGACACAAAATACTTACTTGGAAAAATGAATCAGAACAAAATAATTCAAAGCTTGGAAAAAGATTTCAAAGGACAATACACAAATTTTACAATAAGAGAACGCATTGATATCCTGTTCCGAATCAAAGACATTTATCCTGCATGTCAAGTAAAGTTTTTCCAGGTACAACAGAAAATTTGGAAAGGGTTTCAAATGAATGGAATAATCAGCACGAGTTCAAAGTATCCTATCACAGAGGAGCAAAGTAACGCTATTACGCCAGATATTTTTCAGGATTTCGTGTTTAAAGCCATAGGTGACGCAGCAGACGAGAAGGTTTCTCGGAGAAACAAAGAAGAAGCTATGCTCGAGGCGTACTCCACCGTGGAAACAGCTGACATGGAAAAATTAAGTCGACTACTTCAGTCAGATTGCGAAGTGTTTGGGTATGATTGTAGACCAAGTAAATTATTTAAGGACAGACAATACATCAAACCCTGGTACTTTGATATTGCCACAGCTTGATCTGAAATAGATGATTGGATGTCACGTGGTGACGCATTGTACACCGTACACCTCCATTCGGCGTGATTGATATAAGatgtttatataacttgttttgcaatagGGCCGGTTTTGCAATGCAAGGTCTCACATAACTAATTCAGTCAATCAACTGCTGTGTCACCTGAACCAACTCCCTGAGGAATATATGTTTCTAAGGTTTGTAGCCATTTCCTAAGTAAATAACacatgaaatgggtactttttCTATATACGaaaataaagagtagggtcttgaaattttgaaaataaaaaatatacactcatggtataaatagaaagacGTGAATTCAGGATGTAAAaagcgggaattccccaggtgggagAATCACCTGTCCACTGTAAATctcagggttactgtctttcaaGTACTGGTGTGCTACAGTGTATATGCAATTAAACCTATCCAACAAgatcattttttttctggtagggaaatctttaaactttaatttgatatgaatttcaTAACATTTAAACTTCAAATAATTAGTTGTACCAGACCtgcaactacatgtattttgaattttgaattatCTATATTGATAGGCCGATAGAGGGCGGGTCGATTTGCAGTTTTGAGAACCCCCCCTCGGGCAATACACGTTTTTACAATGGGAGAACGTGgcatgtgacaggtatatatgttTAGGGAAGTTTGCTTAAAACTTATTTGTAATGTAGTATGTACATTGTCTGATGAATATGCATTTagagatgaaaataaaaatttaaaataaaactgtgCAACATGTCATTAAAATGCTCTACAAGTATATTACACAAGTACATGCAATGTATCAGATACTGATGATCAAGGTTGCTGAGGTGGGGATGTTTTAATCAAACCGTTCTCATTAGCGATATACGCACACACCTTTAACTACGAATCCATGTATTTCAATTATCGTATTGGCACTTACTGAGATTAATTTGTGATTAACCGCGTTAATGTTCTAATTCACCAGTTCAAAcgaacataaattatttatcaaataaaactcAACACGCTGTGTTCAGAATACCGCTTACTGTAGCTGACGCTATTTACTGGGCACTCATTTTCACAACAAAATACCAGGACAATGTCCGTAAATCACACACTATACCGCCATAACAGTCCTTGCTGATCCCGACCTCTTTACCACATCCTTGTCCGGCTTACAGacctgtaacacagaaaacaaaacaagaacaaCTTCTCTTTTTCAACACAAATTTAGTGGGCGGGGAGGGGGATATCACTCTAGCGTCTGTCGAGGTGCGCTGCAAAAGTTCGAATGACCCACGTACAGTACCTAGTACACCTGCATACAGGTAAAGCACGTGCACCTCGCGCCACGTTACCCAAACACCCAATGCCCTATAGCCACCCACAGGTGCCCTTCACTGTAAACCAGTGTAGAACGTAACattgataaattcaaatatcctgtattctgtacatacaacttAGGTAATCAGTACCGATGAGCTAAAGGGTTTTAAGATATTGATGCTAAAAATCTACATATACCGTCGTAATGATAAAGTTTACGGCATATGGCATATTTTATgttatgaaaaataacaaaataaaatttaaaatgataacttttggattttaaaaacatttcttGCACAAATTAAAAATATCCAAGAGCTGTCATTTTATACAAAACTTTCTTGAAAGATACATATCGAAATTACTAGAAGGGTTTGATAATTCCTTATGTATAGAAATTGTTCAACAGACATGTTTTACCTTCGCTGCATGGTGCCGTATCTGGATGGTTATTCCAAAACCTCTCGTTATATCTTAAGCTTAAATATAACTAAAGGCATACATTTACTCCTAGTGAAATTATGCTTGTGTCtattgcatacatgtataatgacaTATTGTGTTAGTATTGTCAGTATTGGCTTTGTGTACTTATATTCATGATATTCGCATAACATTACGATGATTGCAAGACAAAATTGCCCAAATCGTCATCCGTAAAAACTCCAGTGTCCATTGTGGAGTTACATATGTTATTGTCTATggatgatatagatatagatgcAGTCACATGAGGGTGATTGCAAATTACTTACATAACGAAGTTCAAGGTGGGATGCATGCGGTACATCAGTTATGGCATGATTTCTCGTCACTCGGAATTTATTACAGTCTCGTTTCGAGTGTTATAAATCCTTTATTACTGGAAAGCCATGCAATAACCTATACTTACCTTTGCAGTAATGTACAATGTGTCACTGACTATTTATCCATGTGCGAAGTGGATTGTCAAACAGTGATTGCAGGTGAGATATAATACAAACTTGTCGTCTGTCATGTCTTCCATTGTTAACACGCGTATCGCCCAGGGGGTTTTCTATCCGGAACTGTAAATCGGCTCGCCATCTAGCAGTCTACCAAGAAAGATAACTCCAAATGAAATTACGGAGACTGCCCATTGTcgcaaaataaataaagttaacgTTTGATCTGTAGGGATACTTTCGAAATATTTACCTATTTTTTATAGGAGCAGCACTTAGGGGCGTCCTTTTTAAggtatacaaacataaaactaagtGTCCGCTTGTTATTGGACGTTTCATACATCTTCATAAAGTATTTCTACATCATAAAGAAGGTAACTGCTGAGCTAATtctacatacaaaatgtaatttgtcATTGATGAAATAAGCGACACACGTACGGAAATACAAATGAACCATATTCCTTGAATAGTCTTATCAAGTCCCTAAAacgattttctttttttttcttttttttgagTGTTTGTTTTATTCCAGTAAATACATTATCGCAATCAACTGTCGACTCTTTCTGATTATAGATTAATTCGTGGTCCGTTGGTTACAACTACGCTGGAAAATGTAAGGAAATAATGCCACTGGCAGGATTATAAAATGACTTCACTGTGGATATCAATGACGGTTTCCTGTGCTCATcattttgtaaactttattattgtaaaacaaatgcaaaacaagTTACACCAACTTATATTATTGATCACTCGAGTAGCCAAGGATTGAAGCGCGATATAATCGGTATTGATATCAAGTTATCTGCCTTGATAGACCGCCAGAGGGCAGGGCCGATTTACAAACATGTGAAAGCAGACTGGATTGGATAGTTTCAGACTTGCTCCTTATATAGGTGTCTTAAATTGTGTGTTCTCGTGAAAATATTCTAGTGTCATCAATCTGGACATCAGAATGACTTTTTACGTGTAGtgctttttttttactttatgtTGGTTTTCTTCCAAACTTGTGTAACATATATGGGACTATATTATTCAGCGGAGTAATGATAATACGGAAAGTAAATAGAAGGAGCGGCAGATTTAAACTGACATCAGTAAAGTTGAGAACAGATGAAATAAATAGAATAcccttttttttcttgattaattacatttatatttcatcTCTTGTggcttcgcactcgtgaaaaaatGTCAAAGTGTTCATCCCACTCAAACTCCTGTTATTCAATAATCAAGGAATATGCTCTATGTACTTTGCTTTTTCgcgaaaaaaaatgaattttgtaCGTTTTCACTTCTGTGAAAAAAAGCGTTTTAAGTGAATTAGTTGCCTATTGATTTGATGGATTTTACCTATCTAGGCGAAAGCTTATATGCGTATACATTCATATGTCTGGGTATTTTGTCGTGAAAATTTGCTGCCATGAAAATGTATCCTTTCTGTTTTGGTTCAGTGATTCAATATTGTGTAAATTAAAACTTCTAtgaaatatgttatagattgtATTAGTCCATTATTTTATTATCTAACctcaaactacatgtaattgCAAAAGGTTTGATTTTCGGATTCTAAAAACACTACATATTttagaaacattgaaaatgtcGGTAATGGAGACATCATCTATTGCCAATATGACACAAACGATGCAAAAACCATTTTTACAGAATTGTGGTTGCTGTGACGACGTCGGCACATGGACAAATAGTCAACTCGTCCAAAAATTGAATATAACTGATGAACACACGCCAATTATACAGAGTACTAAATAGCAATCGCAATCGTTAGATTACAACACATGAAATAACGCATGCTTATGCAGAACAAGAACATAACGATGTGTCAAATACTACTTTATAATTACTTATAAAAATAGTACTATCCTGTCCTGTGCAACTCAGATACAGTTTGATAacctatataaatatgtaagCTATGCATACAATAGATAAATACTCACAAGTCTACGTAAATAGCAAAGCCTACTTCTTGACAAAAGAAGCGGGACTTAATTCAATGACAAAATCTGTAAAGGGCGCAATACCGGACACAGGGGGTAAATTTACAAATACTGCTGTTTTGTCTTATTAACAaagatgaataaaatattgaaataccaGAATATCGAAAACACCAAAATGAAATGCCTGAATAATATGAAAAATCGTCTGAATTTTAAATACTGGTAGATGTGAAATTCCCGATTAGCAAAAAGGTCGGTCTGCCCAGCAAATTAACCGAcctttatcaaaaatatattaacagtgtgtgttgcatttgtctatatatcTTAAGCAAATCAAATTGTAGttatgagactgtatactacaatttaaaGTGATTTGGCTAGTGTAGATATACAGTTCCATAAAATAGCTACCAATGGCTATCAATATTCAATCCACAAACCTGAAAATTTCCTCATTCCCTCCACATTAAATGGTCGAATCCAAAACGAACAAGACACAGATAAATCAGTTTAAATATATTGCCAtctttgatataaatgtaacgGTCAATGTTCTTACAAGgcatcaaaataaattgatgatacaatgtaatgagATGCCCCGAGTGATTTCAACAGATAAACTAATTTGGAGCAATATACCTCACTGAGGCAGGTCGAACATTCTTATATTGAATAATTACACAAAATGCACTTTTTTCACAtgacttttaaaaaaagaaaacaaaatactgGTGTAAGTtctcttacattttttttatcagagtAGCTACATCATGATAACATATTTGGATCAGTATCTCGTGAACAATTTTGCTGATTACTCTGGGAAGTATGACATTGGAATGTGCCGAGTAAAGGTTTCCAGACGTGATGGTGGACTAATAGATTGctgatttgtataaaaaaaatgtttgattatGCCAATTATTACTGCAAAAGTTACACGACACCCGCTATTTGCATTATTTTCCAGGTTCATTGTTTGCAACACTACCTTCAATGGAAGGaaatcgtagctctgacgacgaccaaCTGACCGACATTGTCTGCCCGTCGTCCAGAGATGCGTTAATTGGAGAACTTTATAAGTTAGAATTTCGTAATTTCGTAGCATAAAGTCACCTTATAAATGCAGGTTATGACGATCTCCTTTAGAAATAAGAGGCCGAGGTGGCCTGCATTCTTCATTGAGGTATTTCAACAATCATGGCAAAACACTGTCATGAAAATTATATTCTCTTACGTTTTGAACTGACTCTCCCTAACCATAGTTGAAACTGAATGTGTACCAAATTCTGTCATTCGTAATTTAAGTGTAAGATGTGAGTCATTGCGTGCTCCTCGTTTTTGGCAGTTTTTCTTACCACTTTGTAGTTAAAGTTGTATATAAAGATCCTGATGTTGGCGGACCAAGAACCATGACGATATCATAGATTTTAGGACAGAACATAACTGATAGGATTCCAACCTGTTGGGTCTCATTTCCTGTTTTGACGTTTCAGTAAAGTTTGAGCCGAAACATACTTTTAAGTGTCGACATAATAGGTAGTTTCACAAATTAGGAGGTTTCCACACACGCCAAGGTCATGATTCCAAACTGAGAAGTCGTATCATAAGCCTTCTCAAGATCAAAGAGCACTGCAAAAAGGTGTTCCTTGTTGACGAAATCTTCTCGAATGAATGTCTCGAATCTGATGAGATGGACGTTTGTTCCTTTTCTGTTTCTAAAACCACTCTGAAGAGGGATACTATTTCATTTGCTTCAAGAAACCAAACCagtcttttgtttatattctTTCCAAAGTTTTACATGAACAACTAGttaaagaaatattatttttattgtttgggTCAGTAGCGTTCTTTCATGGTTTTGGAATAGGTATAACTGTTCAGTTCTTCCTCGAATCTGACAATCTTTCCGGAAGCATAAACTTGTTTGATTATGTAAAGAAAACATGCTAGTAACGAGTCCGGTAATAAGTACTTGCGAAAGCGATTTGAAATATTGTCTGGACCTGAAGCAGAACTCTTTGATTTTCCAAGAGATTCTAAATGTTTCAGTAGGGAAAATTGTTCATTGTAATTTTCCTTTCAAATGGTTAAATATATACCACGTGAAAATAAGCTATTACACGGCCAGTTTACGGACATAGCACTTATGCACGCAACTGTTGATTTAATAGAAGCGATGTTCCTATTTAAGACGTTCGCCTCCGCAGTTTCTCTAATGTGCGTCCCAGcagatgtatatatgtctatgGAATTCTTGGAATTTACATGGGTGACAGTTTTTTATTCTGTCTGCAATGAAAGTGAGTATTACCGTAACACGTAACCTCTCTGACATTATTCACGACATGTAGTGATGgcaagatatatattttttaggAACTATCATGTTGGTTGTCCGAGATCTAGCCAAATTTAGTTTCCCTGCTTCTGTCTCTCTGCTTCACTACTATTGCACCTACTAATTGCGAACGCCCAAAGCAATAAAGTTATCTAAGGAGACAAATCAAAAATAACAATTGTTATGATTTTAAAACTGAATGCACTATAACTGTACAGATATTGCGAAAATCGCAAAACACCAACCTGCGATTAATACTTTCATCTCCCTTATCAcgtcaaaattatatataaatctaccaaCAACCGAAAATGACTCTTGATATCAAATCAGTCAAGGCTTATTCTTGTGGAACTATACGAACTACTGTTATTAATCGATTGCATTAATTCAATATGCAATTGTATTGTAAAATTGCAATGATCTCAAATGTTGTTCCGCTATGCAATGCAAGGGTCAAGGATTCtgaatatagtttatattgccTTTACCGCGGTTCTCCTTTTGAGGTCGTGATACTAGCTTGGTAATACTACAGTCATTGTTGAAGATGATGAAGATGCAACCTTTGGCAAGTCTTCTTCCCGGGGTATAAGTTAATATTGCATTTTATTCcagtaatttcaaaataaattgataaatcaGAAAGAGAAGCATTACAAACACCAAGTATacaaatttttttcataaattttacggaaatttaaaaaaaagtacaatTTAACAACGTTGCTTTATTATACGATAGATATGTCTTTAAGTCTTCGCAATTCCATCGATTAAACTTGTTACGTTTGCATTGTTTCCGGTCTTAAGTCTTAGGAAGTGGCAGAATCTGAAAATGAGAACAGAGCTTTATTGTAACAAAATTTATTTCCTTTCATGTAATTAAAGCAATTATGCTTTTGAATAATGCCAGTTTTATGAAACACGTTTCGAACGTAGGTTAAACATTATCAGCTTAATTTCTGTTTTGAGAGTATTCCTTAAAAACATGCTCGACATTATTTCTAG
This DNA window, taken from Pecten maximus chromosome 3, xPecMax1.1, whole genome shotgun sequence, encodes the following:
- the LOC117322983 gene encoding carbohydrate sulfotransferase 12-like; translation: MLTLTKVKRTSFCNMIVRRWKRTAVHTITAVILLYIYLNWTQVTKTMVHSSDRRYTWVSEHRDVSAVNKERMERIHKVCSANKKELRRYGDMTDTSKHIYIDEKHKLTYCFLLKSGYTFWSILFHIVRGDFNTTSPFDPAIFHQRGNGIPSLHTLPLKQRSIFFNSSFSFMFTRDPYSRLLSGYTDKLFMPNNHWHDVAPTIGEIVRHNHQDCIPDLTFSEFIKYIIHSEEHRQPRNPHFRFAFEFCDPCQYKYKFIGKLETIKQDTKYLLGKMNQNKIIQSLEKDFKGQYTNFTIRERIDILFRIKDIYPACQVKFFQVQQKIWKGFQMNGIISTSSKYPITEEQSNAITPDIFQDFVFKAIGDAADEKVSRRNKEEAMLEAYSTVETADMEKLSRLLQSDCEVFGYDCRPSKLFKDRQYIKPWYFDIATA